TTCGCACGACCGTCACCGTCGTCGCCACGCTGCAACGCATGACATTTCATGCACAAATGCGGGTTAGCGGCGCCGTCCCGCTCGTGGGCATCGTCAACGGCACTTGCTTGATGACGGGCGCGCCGCAACCAGTTTGATGGATGGGGCATGATCGTGCCGTGACAACTGTCACACTCTTGCGGTTGTTCCGTGTGGCAGCGGTCGCAAGTGGGGCGCCACCGGTGCCACTTAACGCCGTGTGTGACCGTGATCCAACGGGCTAAATCGCCCCGTTCATCGCGGTGCCACAGGGCATGGTGGCACCCGTTGCAGCTCAGCGGCGTGCTGATGGCGTCAGTATGGCACGCCATGCAAACGCGGTGGCGGCGCACCCAGTAGGGCTCGCCCTTGTGCGGCAATCCGCGTTCGTCCCGCGCCAGCGTCACATGGACCTTGAGCCACTCAGGGCGCAAGTGCGAGTTGGGCAGCCGTGTCTGGTGGCATCCTTGACAAAACCGCAGCCCCAAATCTTTTCCGTCCCATCGCTTGTGACATTGCCAGCACAAATCGGGGTCGCGTTCCATATCCTTGCCATGCGTCAGGACGAAGTCCTCCCGTTGGTGCCACGCCGGGCGTTTCGGTTCGCCTTGCCAGATAGGCGGCATCTTTGAACGCGGGGTCAAACGGCGGATGAACTGTGCTAACGCTAACAAGTCGTCGTCCGGCAAATGGGCGTAGGACGGCATGATAGAACGGTCACCGCTGGGGCGCCCCTGCTTGTCCCGCAAGAAAGCGACCAATTCGGCGACAGAGCGGTCGCGAAACTGCGTCAGTTCCACCCACTCCCCCCGCGCCGCAACGCCCTGACCGTTGATGGTGTGGCAGGCGTAGCAGCGCTCCCGCAAAAACACCACTTCGCCCCGCTGCGGCACCCGTTGCCGCGCTGGGCGGGCGGATCGGACGATCGCGGCGATGCCCCACGCGCACAGCAACCCCACCGTCAAAACGGGTAACCCTACTAAACGGCGCTGCCACCAGCGATAACGCATCGGTTTTTGTCCCGCCTTGCCCGCGTTACGGGCGCCACTTTTCACTTCGGGGCGCGTTGTGCCATCCCCTACTCGCTGGGCAACCGCAATTGTGCCGCAATTTGCTCCAACGCTTGCAACTGTTCGTGCGTCCCCAACTCGTAACGGTAGCCTTGCACGGGCACCGCAATCACCCTTTCGCCCGCCTGCAGCATCAACCGCACGGCATCGGTGAACTCGTATTCGCCCCGCATGGACGGGCGCACCCGGCGCAAGTAGGCGAAAATGCGCGGGCTGAGGACAAAGATGCCCGCTTGATTCCAGCCCGCTTTTTTCCCCGACGGCTTCTCCACGATGTCCGTGACCCGTTCGCCGTCCAGCGTCACATCCGCCCCTGCTGACACATCGTCCATCCAGTTGACGAGCATCGTCATGGCACAATCGCCCTGCCCATAGCGTTGCCACAAAACGGTGTAGTTTTCAGGGGCGGCGACGATGTCGCCCCAACTCATCAAAAACGGTTCATCGCCGACGAAGTCTTCCGCCAGCAGCAACGCCTTGGCAGTGCCTTCAGGGACAAACTGCCACGCGTAGCGCAATTGCATCCCGAACGCCCGCTCGCCACATCGGCGGACAATTTGCTCGCCCAGATGCCCGATGACGAGGAGCACCTCGTCGCAACCTGCGAAGCGGAAGCGCTCCAGCACATACGCCAGGAAAGGGCGACCGCCGACTTCAATCAGCGGCTTGGGTGTTTTATCGGTGAGGGGGCGCAACCGCGTCCCTTTGCCTGCCGCCAAAATCACACCCTTTCGCCCCATAGCGTCGCACCCCCTTCCTGCTCGCATTTCCACTCCGCCTTTGCCCCTTCGCTTACCGCAACGATGAATGCCTTGCCGCCAGCCCGCTCAATGGCTTGGGCGACTTCGTTTTGTTTGCCCGGCGCGTAAGCGAACAGGCAACCGCCTCCGCCAGAGCCGTTTAACTTTGCCCCTAAAGCGCCCGCTTTTAACGCAATATCCACCAGAGCGTCCAACTTTGGCGTGGATACCCCCAAGGCTTGCAGCCATCGGTGATGCTCCGTTAGCATCTCGCCCAACCGTTCGGGATTAACTTCTCCCCGCGACAACATCTTGTAGGCTTCACGGCACAGTTCACGGTCATAGATGTGGGCGACGGCTTTGGTTCGGAAAGGTTCGTCTAACTCTTCCGCATACTCTAACGCTTTCTCCGCTCCCGTTTCACGCAGGTCAAAGTCGGGATGGAGTTTTTGGATTTGCCGAAAGGCTTGAAGCGCTTGCTCCTTCGTCTGTCGCAGAACTTCTAAGGTTTGCTTGCGTTCCAAGGTGTCACCTAAGACGAAACCGTCCAGTTGGGCGGGCAGCCGTTCGGCGCTAAAGGGCGGTCGCGTGTCCACGCAGATCAAGCCGCCCAGCGAAGCGGCAAAGTGGTCCATCATCCCGCCGGGCTCACCAAACTCCAAAACCTCGGCTTTATGTCCCAATCGCGCCAAGGTTTCGGGGTCATCGGCTTCTTTGGCTCGGCAAACGGTCAGCAGAAGTTTAAGCCAAGCGACGACAAATGCTGACGAACTGGCGGTGCCCGCGTTGATGGGAATGTCGCCACGCACTGTCACGGTTAACCCGTGTGGTAAGCGGTAGCCCAAATCCCGAACAACTTTCAGCCCCGACCGCAAGTATTGACGGGGGCGCTCGTAAACGATGGGCGCATCGGCGTCCAGCGTTTCTGTCGCGCCGATGTCGGGCATGTGGACGAGGACGCAGCGGTCGTCGCGCTTTGCCGCGTCCATCGTGATGCACAGGTCGATGGCGACGGCGATGACAGGCAACCCCAAATAATCCTGATGCTCGCCAAACAGGCACAATCGCCCCGGCGCCCGCACGCGCCACGCCATTGCTTTTTCACCTGTCCGTCATTTTTTCCAGCGCAAGCGCGCAAAAGTGTTGCGGCGTCAAAACAACGCCATTTGTCGTCCGCCCGTTTGCTCTTGCCGCAGCCGTTCCAACAACTCGCGTTGGGGCGATGGAGACGGCAGTTGTTCAGCCTCGTCCAGCGTCACCCAGCGCGCCGCCGCGTAACCGTTGGGGCGCACTTCACCAGCGAGATAGCGACACCGCACCACCGCTAAAACGATGCGGTAGCGAGTAACTGTGTGCTGCAAAGTCGTCAGCACTTGCTCGGGCGCAACGGTAAGCCCCACACGCTCTCGGGCGATGCGCTGGGCGGCAGCGGGCACGGGTTCATCGCGGTGCCGTTCCCCGCGCGGGCATTCCCACAGCCCGTTCCACCATTGCCCTTTGCCGCGTTGGGCGACCAGCAGGCGGTCGTCCCGCCAAACCACGCATGCCACCTCTTGCCGCTCCGTCAGCGTTTGCGATTTAGATGGGGCAGGGAAGCGCTCTGGCGTTCCTGTCGCTGCCGCCGCGCACAGCGTTTGCAGCGGACAAACGCCGCACTTGGGCGCCTCAGGCGCGCAAATCAGCGCCGCCAAATCCATCACGGCTTGATTGAACTCGCCGGGGGCTTCATCGGGCAGCAACGTTGACGCGATGTCCCTCAGTGCCTTTTGAAACGCCGCACTTTTCGGGTCACCTTGCCAGCCTAGCAACCGCGCCAACACCCGCACGGCGTTTGTGTCAAGGGCGGGCACTTTGATGCCGTAAGCGATGCTGGCGATAGCACCTGCTGTGTAGCGCCCGATGCCTGGCAATTTTTGCAGCGTTTTCAAATCAGCGGGCACTTGACCGCCAAACTCGCGGACGATGCGTTGCGCCGTTGCGTGCAAATGGCGGGCGCGGGCGTAGTAACCCAATCCCGCCCACAGCCGTAACACTTCGTCCAACGGTGCCGCTGCCAAATCGTGCACGGTCGGGAAGCGCCGCAAAAAGGGCTCAAAATAGCGACGCGCCGCTTCCACTGTCGTTTGCTGCAACAAAAATTCGCTGACCAAAACGGCGTAAGGGTCGCGGGTGCGCCGCCATGGCAAATCGCGCCGATGGCGCTCAAACCACGCCAGCAACTTTTGCTGCACGGTGCGCCGCCATTCGTCCGTCATTGGAGCCGGAACAACCGCTCCCATGCCTTCAACGCCTCCACTAGCGGGGCGACGGTCGTGTCGGTATGGAAAGGCGTGACGGTCACATAGTCGTTGGCGAGTTCCGTCACATCGGTGCCGGGGACGGTCTCGCAGAGGGGACGCTCTGAACCGCGCCAAAAGTAGGTGCGCCCTTGCGGGTCGCAGCGCCGTTCAGGCGCCCCCTCATAACGCTTGCAGCCCCGCCGCGTGATGCGCAGCCCCTTCACCCGCTCAAGAGGCAGGTTGGGCACATTGGCGTTTAAAAACACGCCGTCAGGTAAATCAGTTTCCAGCAACTGCCGCGCCAGCCATTGAGCGACCTTCGCGGCGGTCGCGTAGTGCAAGTGGTTGAAGTCACCGATAGAAATGGCGAAGGCTTTCACTCCGTTCAACGCTGCCTCGCGGGCGACGGCGACCGTGCCAGAGTAAATCACATCGTTGCCGACATTTGGACCGTCATTGATGCCCCCGATGACCAAATCGGGCGGGTGGGGACAAAGAACGCGGATGCCCAACACGACGCAATCGGCAGGCATCCCGTTGCACGCGTAAACGACATCGCCGTCCACATCGCGCCGCTCAAACACCCGCAACGGTTTGTGGAGCGTGATAGCGTGGCTGCACGAACTGCGCGGGCGGTCAGGCGCGATGACGACGACCTCGCCGATTTCCTTCATTGCCCGCTTCAGGTGGAGCAACCCTTCGGCGTGCACACCGTCGTCGTTGCTCAGCAACATCAGGGGTCGTTGGCGTCGCATCTGCCCTCACCGTCGGTCAAAGAGCCCAATCGGAGGGCGCATCTCCCGATGCGCCGTTTTGCGGCGGCTCAGAGAGCCGCCCTCCGAACGAACCTTCAGCAACTCGGCGGGCGCGTCTTCTGACGCGTCGCCTTTCTTCGGCGGCTCAGGAGAGCCGCCCTCCGAACGAACTTTCAACAGCGCCTCGGAGGGCGCATCTCCCGATGCGCCGTCTTGCGGCGGCTCAGAGAGCCGCCCTCCGAACGAACCTTCAGCAACTCGGCGGGCGCGTCTTCTGACGCGTCGCCTTTCTTCGGCGGCTCAGGAGAGCCGCCCTCCGAACGAACTTTCAACAGTGCCTCGGAGGGCGCATCTCCCGATGCGCCGTCTTTCTTCGGCGGCTCAGAGAGCCGCCCTCCGAGCAAACCCTGTTGCCTTCGTGCGGGACATCGTGCCGCTACTTCGGTGCGGGCAGCGGTGGACCGAAATCCACCTGCCGTGCGTCCACGATGGCGTCATGTGCTGTGCGCAGCTGCGCCAGCAGTTCGGGCGGAGCGGGCGTGTCCACCATGATGACCATGATGGCGTGACCGCCCAGTTCCTTGCGCCCGACCTGCATGAAAGCGATGTTGATGTTGTTTTGCCCCAACAGCGTCCCGACTCGTCCGATGATGCCGGGGCGGTCAACCTGCTCCACGACGATGGCGTGCCCTTCGGGCGCGACATCCACACGGTAGCCGTTGATTTGCACGAGGCGCGGTCCGACGCCTTGAAAAACCGTCCCCGCCACTGACCCCTCTTCCACATTGGTGCGCACTGTCGCCGTGATGAGCGAGGCATAATCAGTCGGCTGCAATTGGCGCTCCTCTATGACCCGAATGCCCCGCCCGCGCGCCAAGGCGGGGGCGTTGACGAAGTTGACCGTTTCGGGCAAACGCATCTCCATTAAGCCCTTCAAAAAAGCCCGCGTTAGCGGCTCGGTTTCCGTTTCGGCAATTTGACCCGCAAAGTTAAGCCGCACCTCTTCCACCCGCCCTTGACAGAACTGGCTGAGGAAGCGTCCCATGCGGTCGGCGAGGTGCATGAAGGGGCGCAACGCTTGCAGGACATCGGGTGGGATGGCGGGCAAATTGACGGCAGTCGTCGGGAAATCGCCCCGCAGCACGGCGAGGACTTGCTTGGCAACTTCCATTGCCGCTTCCTCTTGGGCTTCCTTCGCCGACGCCCCCAAATGGGGCGTCACGACGACATGGGGCAACTGCACCAGTCGGGCACTGACCGTTCCCTCTTTGGGCGGCTCATGTTCCAACACATCCAACGCCGCGCCTGCCAGCCGTCCATTGACCAACGCCTCGTAGAGCGCCGCTTCGTCCACGATGCCGCCCCGCGCCGTATTGATCAAAACCGCCGTCGGCTTCATCAACGCCAGCGTGCGGGCGTTCACCAGATGGCGCGTCTCTTTGGTCAAAGGCACATGCACCGAGACGATATCGGCATCGCGCAGCAACTCGTCCAACTCCCGCAACTCAATACCCAACTGGCGCGCCCGCTCTTGTGTAATGAACGGGTCACAGCCTAACACGCGCATCCCGAAGGCTTTGGCGTAGCGGGCGACCTGCGTGCCGATGCGCCCCAGCCCGATGATGCCCATCGTCTTGCCCTGCAATTGTGTCCCGACGAATTTCGTCCGCTCCCATTTGCCTTCCCGCACCGATTGCCACGCTTGCGGGATTTTGCGCAACAGCGCCAACAATAACGCGAAGGTATGTTCCGCTGTCGCCGTCGTCACCGCTGACGGTGCGTTGACGACGAAAATGCCGCGTTCCGTCGCGGCGTCCACATCAATGTTGTCCACACCGATGCCCGCACGCCCGATAACTTTCAAGCGCCTTCCGTGCTCAATGACGCGGCGGGTCACCCTCGTCCCGCTGCGGACGATGAGCGCATCGTAATCGCCGATATGCTGACAAAGTTCGTCCTCGCTGAGTTTTGGGCGCACCTCTACCTCGGCAATTTCCCGCAGCAACGCGATGCCTGTTTCCTCCAGCGGGTCCGCGATGAGCACGCGATAACGCAACGCAAGAGGCACCTCCTGTTTTCATTTGCCCCGGACCAAGCGGACGGCGGCGGACAGCGTTTCCAACTTGCGCCGCGCATCGGTGCGGGGCAGAAACTCCAAACCGCAGTTGGGGTTGACATGTAAACGGTCGGCGCCGACGACGGTGACGACCCATTCAATCCGCTGCGCCAATTCGCTGACAGGCTCAGGTTTGATGTTGCGCGCGTCCACGATGCCGTAGCCCAACACTTTGTCAGGTGGGAAACCTACCTGCACCAACTCCGCATTGCGGTTGTCCTCGCCGCTGCAAAAGTCCAGCCCGACGATGTGAACGGGCAACGCCATCAGCGCGTCCCACACCTTGCTGGCATCAGCGAAAAAGGTGTAGAGGGCGAAAGGTACGCTCACGCCGTCCACGACTCGGCGGATAGCGTCCGCCCACAACGATGCGTCTTCGGGGTGGAACAAAATCGCGGGTTCGCTCAACTGGATGAGCGGGGCGCCTGCCGCTTGCAGCGCTTTCGCTTCCTCGTTCCAAATGGCGGCGACATCAAAGAGCAAGTCGGCGAAATACTTATAGTGCTCGTTCAGGCTGAGTTTAGCGAAAGTGTACGGTCCTGTCAGGACAGGCTTAACGGGCACCCCGTTTGCCCACTGGCGGGCTTTCTCAAAGTCCCGCACGACCAACGGCTCTTTGCGCCGCAACTTGCCGACGATGACGGGTTGGCGAAAATAAAAGTTGTTGTCAAACCAGCGCAACAACCCGCCCCGTTGCGTCCCGTCCAGTTTGCGTGCCAGGTAACTGAGGGCATCGTCCCATCGGACTTGCCCGTCCGTCACCAACTCAACGCCCGCTTCAATCTGCTCGCGGATGACGCCTTCCGTCACTTCGTCGTAAACCCGTTCCAGTTCATCGTCGCCGAGTTTGCCATCTTCCCATGCGGCGATGGCACGGCGCAACCGCTGGTCGGTTTCCGAAATTTTCGGGTAGTTGTCCACGACGGTGATGACCATTGATGTCCCCCTCCATGCCGAGTTTGTTGCCACGCAAATTTTGTGGCAGACTTCGGCAGCGTGCGTGGAACGCGTTCGGTGACAGGACGGTGACGATATGACCCCAGAATGGCTAATGGCATTCACCGCAGGCGCGTTGTTGGGTTACGGCGTTTGGGAGAGTTTTCAGGTGCGCTTGCAGCGTTACACGATCGCCAACGCCAAAGTGCCCGCAACGCGCAACCCGCTGCGTATCGCCCACCTCAGCGATTTGCACCTGAGCCGCTTTGGCTACAAAGAGCGCAGAGCGGTCGCGCTTATCGCCCAGTGGCGTCCCCATTGCATCGCCCTGACGGGTGATGTGACGGCGTGGCGGCGGGCGTTGCCGGCTGTGCAGGAGTTTTTTCGCGCCCTGACCGCTATCGCCCCCGTTTACGCGGTGGAAGGCAACGCCGAAGCGGCGAACGCGCTGACCGAAACATTAGCAACGCTGCTCCGCCGATGCGGCGGGTATTGGCTGCGCAACGAAGCCGTGCCGTTTGGCGACGGCGTTTGGGTTGCGGGTACCGACGACCCTCACCGTCACCGTGCTGACGCCGCCAAAGCGTTGGCGTCCGTGCCCGATGACGCTTTTTGCGTGCTCCTCACCCATTCGCCCGACATCATCGTCCAGCCAGCGGCGCTCAAAGCGGACTTGATTTTGTGCGGGCACACCCATGGTGGGCAAATTCGGCTGCCGTTTATCGGCGCCCTCTACATCCGCGCCCGACGCATCCCACGCCGCTACGCGTGGGGTTGCCACCCATTGCCCAACGGGACAGTGCTCATCACGACCTGCGGCGTCGGCACGACGCGGTTGCCCCTGCGGTTCTTTTGCCCGCCCGAAGTCGTCGGGGTCGCCGTGCAGAGCCCGTGAAGGGCAACCGCACGCCGTGCCTTTGTGGCGGCAAGTGCTACATTTTTGTGTGCGGAGGCGCATGGTCATGAGCGCCCAAACGGGTTACGCCATCTTGAGCGAAGGGTTGCCTGAAGAGTGCGGCGTGTTCGGCGTTTACGCGCCCGGCGACGATGTCGCCCGCATCGCTTACTTCGGCTTGTTTGCGCTGCAGCATCGCGGGCAAGAGAGCGCAGGCATCGCCGTCGCCGACGGGCGCACCGTTAAAGTCCACAAGCGCATGGGGTTGGTCTCGCAAGTTTTTGACGAAGAAACGCTGTCAGGCATGCAAGGACACATCGCCATCGGGCATACCCGCTA
The genomic region above belongs to bacterium HR17 and contains:
- the rffH gene encoding Glucose-1-phosphate thymidylyltransferase 2; this translates as MGRKGVILAAGKGTRLRPLTDKTPKPLIEVGGRPFLAYVLERFRFAGCDEVLLVIGHLGEQIVRRCGERAFGMQLRYAWQFVPEGTAKALLLAEDFVGDEPFLMSWGDIVAAPENYTVLWQRYGQGDCAMTMLVNWMDDVSAGADVTLDGERVTDIVEKPSGKKAGWNQAGIFVLSPRIFAYLRRVRPSMRGEYEFTDAVRLMLQAGERVIAVPVQGYRYELGTHEQLQALEQIAAQLRLPSE
- the galK_3 gene encoding Galactokinase, which produces MAWRVRAPGRLCLFGEHQDYLGLPVIAVAIDLCITMDAAKRDDRCVLVHMPDIGATETLDADAPIVYERPRQYLRSGLKVVRDLGYRLPHGLTVTVRGDIPINAGTASSSAFVVAWLKLLLTVCRAKEADDPETLARLGHKAEVLEFGEPGGMMDHFAASLGGLICVDTRPPFSAERLPAQLDGFVLGDTLERKQTLEVLRQTKEQALQAFRQIQKLHPDFDLRETGAEKALEYAEELDEPFRTKAVAHIYDRELCREAYKMLSRGEVNPERLGEMLTEHHRWLQALGVSTPKLDALVDIALKAGALGAKLNGSGGGGCLFAYAPGKQNEVAQAIERAGGKAFIVAVSEGAKAEWKCEQEGGATLWGERV
- the mutY gene encoding Adenine DNA glycosylase, giving the protein MGAVVPAPMTDEWRRTVQQKLLAWFERHRRDLPWRRTRDPYAVLVSEFLLQQTTVEAARRYFEPFLRRFPTVHDLAAAPLDEVLRLWAGLGYYARARHLHATAQRIVREFGGQVPADLKTLQKLPGIGRYTAGAIASIAYGIKVPALDTNAVRVLARLLGWQGDPKSAAFQKALRDIASTLLPDEAPGEFNQAVMDLAALICAPEAPKCGVCPLQTLCAAAATGTPERFPAPSKSQTLTERQEVACVVWRDDRLLVAQRGKGQWWNGLWECPRGERHRDEPVPAAAQRIARERVGLTVAPEQVLTTLQHTVTRYRIVLAVVRCRYLAGEVRPNGYAAARWVTLDEAEQLPSPSPQRELLERLRQEQTGGRQMALF
- the surE gene encoding 5'/3'-nucleotidase SurE, yielding MRRQRPLMLLSNDDGVHAEGLLHLKRAMKEIGEVVVIAPDRPRSSCSHAITLHKPLRVFERRDVDGDVVYACNGMPADCVVLGIRVLCPHPPDLVIGGINDGPNVGNDVIYSGTVAVAREAALNGVKAFAISIGDFNHLHYATAAKVAQWLARQLLETDLPDGVFLNANVPNLPLERVKGLRITRRGCKRYEGAPERRCDPQGRTYFWRGSERPLCETVPGTDVTELANDYVTVTPFHTDTTVAPLVEALKAWERLFRLQ
- the serA gene encoding D-3-phosphoglycerate dehydrogenase, which gives rise to MRYRVLIADPLEETGIALLREIAEVEVRPKLSEDELCQHIGDYDALIVRSGTRVTRRVIEHGRRLKVIGRAGIGVDNIDVDAATERGIFVVNAPSAVTTATAEHTFALLLALLRKIPQAWQSVREGKWERTKFVGTQLQGKTMGIIGLGRIGTQVARYAKAFGMRVLGCDPFITQERARQLGIELRELDELLRDADIVSVHVPLTKETRHLVNARTLALMKPTAVLINTARGGIVDEAALYEALVNGRLAGAALDVLEHEPPKEGTVSARLVQLPHVVVTPHLGASAKEAQEEAAMEVAKQVLAVLRGDFPTTAVNLPAIPPDVLQALRPFMHLADRMGRFLSQFCQGRVEEVRLNFAGQIAETETEPLTRAFLKGLMEMRLPETVNFVNAPALARGRGIRVIEERQLQPTDYASLITATVRTNVEEGSVAGTVFQGVGPRLVQINGYRVDVAPEGHAIVVEQVDRPGIIGRVGTLLGQNNINIAFMQVGRKELGGHAIMVIMVDTPAPPELLAQLRTAHDAIVDARQVDFGPPLPAPK
- the metE_2 gene encoding 5-methyltetrahydropteroyltriglutamate--homocysteine methyltransferase, which translates into the protein MVITVVDNYPKISETDQRLRRAIAAWEDGKLGDDELERVYDEVTEGVIREQIEAGVELVTDGQVRWDDALSYLARKLDGTQRGGLLRWFDNNFYFRQPVIVGKLRRKEPLVVRDFEKARQWANGVPVKPVLTGPYTFAKLSLNEHYKYFADLLFDVAAIWNEEAKALQAAGAPLIQLSEPAILFHPEDASLWADAIRRVVDGVSVPFALYTFFADASKVWDALMALPVHIVGLDFCSGEDNRNAELVQVGFPPDKVLGYGIVDARNIKPEPVSELAQRIEWVVTVVGADRLHVNPNCGLEFLPRTDARRKLETLSAAVRLVRGK
- the cpdA_3 gene encoding 3',5'-cyclic adenosine monophosphate phosphodiesterase CpdA; amino-acid sequence: MTPEWLMAFTAGALLGYGVWESFQVRLQRYTIANAKVPATRNPLRIAHLSDLHLSRFGYKERRAVALIAQWRPHCIALTGDVTAWRRALPAVQEFFRALTAIAPVYAVEGNAEAANALTETLATLLRRCGGYWLRNEAVPFGDGVWVAGTDDPHRHRADAAKALASVPDDAFCVLLTHSPDIIVQPAALKADLILCGHTHGGQIRLPFIGALYIRARRIPRRYAWGCHPLPNGTVLITTCGVGTTRLPLRFFCPPEVVGVAVQSP